The Ascaphus truei isolate aAscTru1 unplaced genomic scaffold, aAscTru1.hap1 HAP1_SCAFFOLD_3143, whole genome shotgun sequence sequence TCCCTGTCCCCAACAGCAGTCCCCACCCCCCATTACAGCCCTgtcccacacatccccccccatTACAGCCCTgtcccacacatccccccccatTACAGCCCTgtcccacacatccccccccccccattacagccctgtcccacacatcccccccccattacagccctgtcccacacatcccccccattACAGCCCTgtcccacacatccccccccatTACAGCCCTgtcccacacatcccccccattACAGCCCTgtcccacacatcccccccattACAGCCCTgtcccacacatccccccccccattacagccctgtcccacacatcccccccattACAGCCCTgtcccacacatcccccccattACAGCCCTgtcccacacatcccccccccattacagccctgtcccacacatcccccccattACAGCCCTgtcccacacatcccccccattACAGCCCTgtcccacacatccccccccattacagccctgtcccccccccccattacagcCCTGTCCCACGCATCCCCCCCCATTACAGCCCTgtcccacacatcccccccattACAGCCCTgtcccacacatcccccccattACAGCCctgtcccacaccccctccccccccattacaGCCctgtcccacacacccctcccccccccattataGCCctgtcccacccaccccccccattaCAGCCCTgtcccacacatccccccccatTACAGCCCTGTCCCACACATCACCCCCATTACTGCCCTgtcccacacatcccccccattACAGCCCTGgcccacacatcccccccccccccattacagccctgtcccacacatcccccccattACAGCCCTgtcccacacatccccccccatTACAGCCCTgtcccacacatccccccccccccattacagccctgtcccacacatcccccccattACAGCCCTgtcccacacatccccccccattacagccctgtcccccccccccattacagcCCTGTCCCACGCATCCCCCCCATTACAGCCCTgtcccacacatcccccccattACAGCCCtgtcccacacccccccccccattacagcCCTGTCCCACGCATCCCCCCCATTACAGCCCTGTCCCCATTACAGCCCTgtcccacacatcccccccattACAGCCCTGTCCCAcgcatccccccccccattacagccctgtcccacacatcccccccattACAGCCCTgtcccacacatcccccccattACAGCCCTgtcccacacatcccccccccattacagccctgtcccacacatcccccccattACAGCCCTgtcccacacatccccccccccattacagccctgtcccacacatcccccccattACAGCcctgtcccacccccccccccattacagccctgtcccacacatcccccccattACAGCCCTgtcccacacatcccccccccccattacagcCCTGTCCCACCCCCCCCATTACAGCCCTgtcccacacatcccccccattACAGCcctgtcccaccccccccccattacagccctgtcccacacatcccccccattACAGCCCTgtcccacacatccccccccatTACAGCCCTgtcccacacatccccccccatTACAGCCCTgtcccacacatcccccccattACAGCCCTgtcccacacatcccccccattACAGCCCTGTCCCACACATCCCCCCATTACAGCCCTgtcccacacatccccccccccattacagccctgtcccacacatccccccccatTACAGCCCTgtcccacacatcccccccccattacagccctgtcccacacatcccccccattACAGCCCTGTCCCACACAACTCTCTTCCCCCCGTGtcactctcgctctcttccccccgtgtcaccctcgctctcctccccccgtgtcaccctcgctctcctccccccgtgtcaccctcgctctcttccccccgtgtcaccctcgctctcctccccccgtgtcaccctcgctctcctccccccgtgtcactctcgctctcctccccccgtgtcaccctcgctctcctccccccgtgtcacactCGCACTCCtcccccctgtgtccccctcgctctcctccccccgtgtcactctcgctctcttcccccctcgctctcctccccccgtgtcactctcgctctcctccccccgtgtcactctcgctctcctccccccgtgccaccctcgctctcctcccccgtgccaccctcgctctcctccccccgtgtccccctcgctctcctccccccgtgtccccctcgctctcctccccccgtgCCACCCTTGCTCTCttccccccgtgtcaccctcgctctcctccccccgtgtcactctcgctctcttccccccgtgtcaccctcgctctcctcccccccgtgtcaccctcgCTTTCCTCCCCCCGTGTCGCTCTCCTCCCCCgtgtcgctctcctccccccgtgtcgctctcctccccccgtgtcgctctcctccccccgtgtcgctctcctccccccgtgtcgctctcctccccccgtgtcgctctcctccccccgtgtcgctctcctccccccgtgtcgctctcctccccccgtgtcgctctcctccccccgtgtcgctctcctccccccgtgtcgctctcctccccccgtgtcgctctcctccccccgtgtcgctctcctccccccgtgtcgctctcctccccccgtgtcgctctcctccccccgtgtcgctctcctccccccgtgtcgctctcctccccccgtgtcaccctcgCTTTCCTCCCCCCGTGTCGCTCTCCTCCCCCgtgtcgctctcctccccccgtgtcgctctcctccccccgtgtcgctctcctccccccgtgtcgctctcctcccccgtgtcgctctcctcccccgtgtcgctctcctccccccgtgtcgctctcctcccccccgtgtcgctctcctccccccgtgtcgctctcctccccccgtgtcgctctcctccccccgtgtcgctctcctccccccgtgtcgctctcctccccccgtgtcactctcctccccccgtgtcactctcttccccctgtgACCCCCCTCAGGAGATAGAGTCGCGGCTGAACGTGTCCCTGGGTGAGTGTCCGGGTGACGCTCTTGCGGACGGAGTCGTCCTCTGCCAGTTGGTGAACCAGCTGCGCCCGCGCTCCATCCCCTGCGTCCACGTGCCGTCCCCCGCTGTGGTAAGGAGCCGCGCTCGGGGCCCCTGCTCACCTCCGTACGGGGGCCAGAGAAACTGtgggcctaacataatggcggtgtttaaatgtcccacgggcCGGTAGGAAGCCGTGACTTAATCCCGTGTGGGCACCGAGACGTTAAACCTCTGAGAGccggggtgtcccccccccccccccgggagccggggtgtcccccctcccccccccgggagCTGGGATTAATGGGGTTCACCCCCGGAGACAGAAAAATAACATAGAACCAGAATAGCTGCTTTAaccgggagagggggaggaggagagagagagggggggggaaaggggaggagggggaggggggggggaaggggagggggagagagaggggggagagaggggggaagagggggatagAAAGAATGGCAGGGTGTTTGGGGGTTTGTTAAGGATTTGGGGGATATCTCTATATtaacccctctcctccctctccagcCCAAACTGAACCCGGTGAAGTGCCGGCGTAATGTGGACAGTTTCCTGGACGCCTGTCGCAGGATCGGTGTTCCCGAGGTAACCCCTCCCCCCGTCCCATATATACCACCCCATATATACCACCCCttactatctatctatatctccccccatcccatcccATATATACCATCCCATATATACCATCCCATATATACCACCCCATATATACCACTCCttactatctatctatatctccccccatcccatcccATATATACCATCCCATATATACCACCCCATATATACCACCCCttactatctatctatatctccccCCATCCCATATATACCACCCCATATATACCACCCCttactatctatctatatctccccccatcccatcccATATATACCACTCCttactatctatctatatctccccccatcccatcccATATATACCACTCCttactatctatctatatctccccccatcccatcccATATATACCACCCCATATATACCACCCCttactatctatctatatctccccCCATCCCATATATACCACCCCATATATACCACCCCttactatctatctatatctccccccatcccatcccATATATACCATCCCATATATACCACCCCATATATACCACCCCttactatctatctatatctccccCCATCCCATATATACCACCCCATATATACCACCCCttactatctatctatatctccccCCATCCATCCCATATATACCACCCCATATATACCACCCCttactatctatctatatctccccCCTCGTTTGCTCTGTTTGGCTTCCTCCCCCTGTGTctggcctctcccccctcccccctcccccccccccccccccccgataccaGTAGATAAATGTGAGAGGTTTTACAGTAACGTATTTAATGCAAAATTACGggagctagtgtgtgtgtgtgtgtgtgtgtgtgtgtgtgtgtgtgtgtgtgtgtgtgtgtgtgtgtgtgtgtgtgtgtgtgtgtgtgtgtgtgtgtgtgtatatgtatatatgtgccgtgtgtgtgtgtgtatttgtgtgtgtgtgtgtatatgtgtatatgtatatatgtgccgtgtgtgtgtgtgtgtatatatgtatatgtgtatatgtatatatgtgccatgtgtgtgtgtgtgtgtgtgtatatatgtatatgtgtatatgtatatatgtgccgtgtatgtgtgtgtgtgtgtgtgtgtgtgtatatgtgtatatgtatatatgtgccgtgtgtgtatgtatatatgtatatatgtgtgtgtgtgtgtgtgtgtgtgtgtgtgtgtgtgtgtatgtatatatgtgccgtgtgtgtgtgtgtgtatatgtgtgtgtgtgtgtgtgtgtgtatatatgtatatgtgtatatgtatatatgtgccgtgtgtgtgtgtgtgtgtgtgtgtgtgtgtgtgtgtgtgtgtatatgtatatatgtgccgtgtgtgtgtgtatttgtgtgtgtgtgtgtatatgtgtatatgtatatatgtgccgtgtgtgtgtatatatgtatatgtgtatatgtatatatgtgccatgtgtgtgtgtgtgtgtgtgtatatatgtatatgtgtatatgtatatatgtgccgtatgtgtgtgtgtgtgtatgtgtgtgtgtgtgtgtgtgtgtgtgtatgtatatgtgtatatgtatatatgtgccgtgtgtgtgtgtgtgtgtgtatatgtgtatatgtatatatgtgccatgtgtgtgtgtgtgtgtgtgtgtatatatgtatatgtatatatgtgccgtgtgtgtgtgtgtgtgtatatatgtatatgtgtatatgtatatatgtgccatgtgtgtgtgtgtgtgtatgtgtatatgtgtatatgtatatatgtgccgtgtgtgtgtgtgtgtgtgtgtgtgtatatgtgtatatgtatatatgtgccgtgtgtgtgtgtgtgtgtgtgtgtgtatatatgtgtgtgtgtgtgtgtgtgtgtgtgtgtgtgtgtgtgtgtgtatatgtgccgtgtgtgtgtgtgtgtatatatgtgccgtgtgtgtgtgtgtgtgtgtgtgtgtgtgtgtgtgtgtgtgtgtgtgtatatatgtgccgtgtgtgtgtgtgtgtatatatgtgccgtgtgtgtgtgtgtgtgtgtgtgtgtgtgtgtgtgtgtgtgtgtgtgtgtatatatgtgccgtgtgtgtgtatatatgtgccgtgtgtgtgtatatatgtgccgtgtgtgtgtagcGCTATGATCCTGTTGCGTGCTCTGCCAGCGCTTCAATGTATTAACACATCCgttttctctctgcttctctctccccctctctttcttctacctctctcccaccctctcctctccccccccctcctcctctctcacactgcTCCTCCCTGCCTCTCGTTCTCTCCCTCTGCTTCCCCCTCTtgctctgcttcccccccccccccccctctggctctctcgctctgcttccccccccccccctctcgctctgcttcccccccccccctctcgctctgcttccccccccctctcgctctgcttcccccccccctctcgctctgcttcccccccctctcgctctgcttcccccccctctcgctctgcttcccccccctctcgctctgcttcccccccctctcgctctgcttccccccctctcgctctgcttctcccccccccctctcgctctctctcgctctgcttctctctctctccccctccctctgtctctctctcgctctgcttctctctctccctccaccccccctctggctctctcgctctgcttctctctctctccccccccccccctctggctctctcgctctgcttctctcccccccccccccctctggctctctcgctctgcttctctgtctctctccccccccccccccccctctggctctctcgctctgcttctctgtctctctctctccccccccctctggctctctcgctctgcttctctctctccccccccccccccccccctctggctcgctcgctctgcttcccccccccccctctggctctcTCCTCCATGGACCAGCGTGACCTCTGCTTGCCTTCTGACATCCTGGGAGGGGAGCACCCGCTCATCGTGCTCAGGACCGTCTCGTCCCTCCTCCTGCTGCCCCCCGAAGCAGCCGCtagccctcacccccctccctcccccctcccccacggagCAGCCCGCTGCTCTCCTCGTCCCTTCATCCTCCCCTCGTCCATCGGCTTCCTGCTCTTCTATGTCCTGCTCATGCTGACGCTATACGCCGCCTACCGCAAAGTCTGTGTCTTGTAAGCttggggagtggggagacgtCTCCCCCAACCGTCCAGGTCCTTTCTGGGCGTCTTACAGTGATGTCATCACAAAATGGCCCCCCCTGAACACCAGGCCATCTCAACACACACTACTACTCCCATAGCCCTGAAAAccactgtgtgatgtcatcacAGTGCAAAATGGCCGCCTCCGTGTACTCCCTGAACACCAGGCCATCACAACACACTACTACTCCCCTAGCCCTGAAAAccactgtgtgatgtcatcacAGTGCAAAATGGCCGCCTCCGTGTACTCCCTGAACACCAGGCCATCtcaacacacactactacacccaTAGCCCTGAAAAccactgtgtgatgtcatcacAGTGCAAAATGGCCGCCTCCGTGTACTCCCCTGAACACCAGGCCATCACAACACACTACTACTCCCATAGCCCTGAAAAccactgtgtgatgtcatcacAGTGCAAAATGGCCGCCTCCGTGTACTCCCTGAACACCAGGCCATCTCAACACACTACTACTCCCATAGCCCTGAAAACCGCTgtcagtgacgtcatcacagTGCAAAATGGCCGCCTCTGTGTACTCCCTGAACACCAGGCCATCACAACACACTACTACTCCCATAGCCCTGAAAACCGCTgtcagtgacgtcatcacagTGCAAAATGGCCGCCTCTGTGTACTCCCTGAACACCAGGCCATCTCAACACACTACTACTCCCATAGCCCTGAAAAccactgtgtgatgtcatcacAGTGCAAAATGGCCGCCTCCGTGTACTCCCTGAACACCAGGCCATCTCAACACACTACTACTCCCATAGCCCTGAAAAccactgtgtgatgtcatcacAGTGCAAAATGGCCGCCTCAGGTCACAAAGGC is a genomic window containing:
- the LOC142483281 gene encoding leucine-rich repeat and calponin homology domain-containing protein 1-like, yielding EIESRLNVSLGECPGDALADGVVLCQLVNQLRPRSIPCVHVPSPAVPKLNPVKCRRNVDSFLDACRRIGVPERDLCLPSDILGGEHPLIVLRTVSSLLLLPPEAAASPHPPPSPLPHGAARCSPRPFILPSSIGFLLFYVLLMLTLYAAYRKVCVL